The Pongo abelii isolate AG06213 chromosome 11, NHGRI_mPonAbe1-v2.0_pri, whole genome shotgun sequence genome includes a window with the following:
- the LOC100460466 gene encoding olfactory receptor 7E24-like gives MLGVGLLVSDFSTLFSRQKLSNLYRPTESNRCLYIPPPRTSEDPEWQLVLAGLFLSMCLVTVLGNLLIILAVSPDSHLHTPMYFFLSNLSLPDIGFTSTTVPKMIVDIQSHSRVISYAGCLTQMSLFAIFGGMEERHAPECDGL, from the coding sequence ATGCTGGGTGTTGGTTTACTTGTTTCCGATTTCTCAACCCTCTTTTCTAGGCAAAAGCTGTCCAATCTCTACAGACCCACAGAATCTAACAGATGTCTCTATATTCCTCCTCCTAGAACCTCAGAGGATCCAGAATGGCAGCTGGTCCTCGCTGGGCTCTTCCTGTCCATGTGCCTGGTCACGGTGCTGGGGAACCTGCTCATCATCCTGGCCGTCAGCcctgactcccacctccacacccccatgtacttcttcctctccaacctgtccttGCCTGACATCGGTTTCACCTCCACCACAGTccccaagatgattgtggacatCCAATCTCACAGCAGAGTCATCTCCTACGCAGGCTGCCTGACTCAGATGTCTCTCTTTGCCATTTTTGGAGGCATGGAAGAGAGACATGCTCCTGAGTGTGATGGCCTATGA